The sequence below is a genomic window from Candidatus Omnitrophota bacterium.
CCAATAGTTGGTATATGAAGTTTTTTAGTGATTAATTCAGATATTTTATCAGGTATACATTCGAGAAGTATGGCAAAACATCCTAATTTTTCTAAAATTAAAGCCTGATCAATAAGTTGCTGAGCAGTTTGGGCATTTTTGCCCTGGACTTTGAACCCTCCGATTTTATCCGCAGTCTGGGGGGTTAGGCCTATATGGCCCATTACTGCGATACCTGCCTTTATAATTTGTTCAGCTACCTTCGGTGCTTGCGAAAACCATTCTAATTTTACTGCGCCAGCTCCGGCTTCTTCAATGAATCGTGCGGCATTTTTTACTGAATCCCCTGGATTAAGCTGATATGAACTAAAAGGCATGTCAGCAATAAGTAAAGAGTTTTTAACAGCGCGCCTGACGGCTTTGGTGTGGTGTAGCATCTCCGGCATACCGACCTGGGTAGTTGATTCAAGGCCAAGTACCACATTAGCCAATGAGTCTCCTACAAGAATCATGTCTATGCCCGCTTTATCAACTAAATTTGCAATAGGATAGTCATATGCGGTTAGCATCGTAATTTTACGGCTATTTTTTAATTCCATGATCTCTTTAATATTCATATTCTTGGAAATCTAGGGGACGGTTCTATTTTTTAATCAAATCAGGAAATAAAAAATCGAACCGTCCCCTTAGTTTATTTATTCTTTAAAAAAAAATAAACCAAGCTGAATCCCCAGCCAA
It includes:
- the panB gene encoding 3-methyl-2-oxobutanoate hydroxymethyltransferase; translated protein: MNIKEIMELKNSRKITMLTAYDYPIANLVDKAGIDMILVGDSLANVVLGLESTTQVGMPEMLHHTKAVRRAVKNSLLIADMPFSSYQLNPGDSVKNAARFIEEAGAGAVKLEWFSQAPKVAEQIIKAGIAVMGHIGLTPQTADKIGGFKVQGKNAQTAQQLIDQALILEKLGCFAILLECIPDKISELITKKLHIPTIGIGAGIHCDGQVLVINDMLGLFQRYTPKFVKKYTDLTSVILKAVEDFKNEVIQEQFPTLNHSFTIKEEELKKIDSHSRESGNL